AGCCGTTGGGGGGTTAAGAGCACCACAGTTTCTACACACTTTCTTGTCGAGCACCCTCCTTTCTACAATTTTCATTAGCTCAGGGTCTGAGACAGGCATAGCATAATACCTAAC
Above is a genomic segment from Ignisphaera aggregans DSM 17230 containing:
- a CDS encoding LSU ribosomal protein L40E (InterPro IPR001975~KEGG: ape:APE_0113a 50S ribosomal protein L40e~PFAM: Ribosomal protein L40e~SPTR: Q9YFY7 50S ribosomal protein L40e~PFAM: Ribosomal L40e family) — its product is MPVSDPELMKIVERRVLDKKVCRNCGALNPPTATRCRRCRSSNLRPKKKTLAMKK